A genomic stretch from Malus domestica chromosome 15, GDT2T_hap1 includes:
- the LOC103456328 gene encoding inositol 1,3,4-trisphosphate 5/6-kinase 4 isoform X1, with amino-acid sequence MAGVGGGGVGGVILDECVLFGGTNVNLQPDAHFLLHKLRHSNVPTGISYGAGLEAHKVSILKEIAAQYSIHCFLLDESASSIDDAIHEVMLAWPNTGGRILYIVSNNKEYMFPKLSKCGWLITLLNVEGSTASACESSSTVYINKLRELPLTICQINRKAFGNSVVTVGYIMKPSREEDFAKRGAFPMYPTQDGLMFVPLTFDLPLAPQLQEVDVVLHKATDEIISINLDGSLPSSTSITYSRGMQELQRYMEHHLDLCVIDPLSSIYPVVDRLKIQQILLGLEDLKTAGCCAIRGPNFLKVDDFNQSDLVQSLSEAKLALPSIVKPQVACGVADAHSMAIVFRVEDFKDLTVPLPAIIQEYVDHSSTLYKFYVLGEKVYHAVKSSTPNADGLKKLSGSTELKPLVFDSLKSLPTAKGNLSSGDGNSSKATIDLELVTSAANWLMRNLELTIFGFDVVIEEGTGDHVIVDVNYLPSFKEVPNEVAIPAFWGAIKKKFELKGRNK; translated from the exons ATGGCGGGTGTTGGCGGTGGCGGTGTAGGAGGAGTGATATTGGACGAGTGTGTACTTTTTGGAGGTACCAATGTCAACTTGCAACCAGACGCCCACTTTCTGCTTCATAAGCTCCGCCATTCCAACGTTCCTACG GGAATTTCTTATGGAGCAGGTCTTGAAGCTCATAAG GTTAGTATTCTCAAAGAAATTGCGGCGCAATATTCCATCCATTGCTTCCTCTTAGATGAATCCGCATCCTCTATAGACGATGCTATACACGAGGTTATGCTAGCTTGGCCTAATACCGGAGGCCGGATTTTGTATATAGTATCCAACAACAAGGAATACATGTTTCCTAAACTAAGCAAATGCGGTTGGCTTATCACGCTTCTCA ATGTTGAAGGCAGCACCGCATCCGCATGTGAGAGTTCAAGCACGGTGTATATTAACAAACTACGCGAGTTGCCTTTGACTATTTGCCAAATAAATAGAAAG GCATTTGGAAACAGCGTTGTGACAGTTGGTTATATTATGAAGCCGTCTCGTGAAGAGGATTTCGCTAAG AGGGGTGCATTCCCTATGTATCCTACTCAAGATGGGTTGATGTTCGTTCCCCTCACATTTGATCTCCCTCTAGCACCTCAGTTACAAGAAGTTGATGTAGTTCTCCATAAAGCAACTGATGAAATTATATCCATTAATTTGGATGGATCTTTACCATCTTCTACCAGCATAACATACAGCAGGGGAATGCAGGAATTGCAAAG ATATATGGAACATCACCTAGACCTCTGTGTGATTGACCCACTTAGCTCCATTTATCCTGTAGTAGATCGATTGAAAATTCAACAGATTCTACTTGGGTTGGAGGATCTCAAGACCGCCGGTTGCTGCGCAATTAGGGGGCCTAATTTTCTTAAG GTTGATGATTTTAACCAGTCTGATTTGGTTCAAAGCCTATCTGAAGCCAAGTTAGCTCTTCCAAGTATAGTAAAACCTCAAGTTGCTTGTGGTGTGGCCGATGCTCATAGCATG GCAATAGTTTTTAGAGTTGAAGATTTCAAGGATTTGACTGTTCCTCTTCCAGCAATTATACAG GAATATGTGGATCATTCATCAACGCTCTACAAATTTTACGTGTTGGGTGAGAAAGTTTATCATGCAGTTAAGAGCTCTACTCCGAATGCAGATGGTTTGAAAAAATTATCTGGAAGTACGGAGCTCAAACCTTTAGTCTTTGACAG CTTAAAATCCTTACCCACTGCAAAAGGGAACCTGAGTTCTGGAGATGGTAATAGCTCAAAGGCCACTATTGATCTTGAGTTGGTTACTAGTGCAGCTAATTGGCTTATGAGAAATCTTGAGCTGACCATCTTCGGCTTCGATGTTGTT ATTGAGGAAGGCACCGGCGACCATGTCATTGTCGATGTAAATTACCTCCCATCATTCAAGGAAGTTCCCAACGAAGTTGCTATCCCTGCGTTTTGGGGTGCGATTAAGAAGAAGTTtgaattaaaaggaagaaaTAAGTAG
- the LOC103456328 gene encoding inositol 1,3,4-trisphosphate 5/6-kinase 4 isoform X2: MAGVGGGGVGGVILDECVLFGGTNVNLQPDAHFLLHKLRHSNVPTGISYGAGLEAHKVSILKEIAAQYSIHCFLLDESASSIDDAIHEVMLAWPNTGGRILYIVSNNKEYMFPKLSKCGWLITLLNVEGSTASACESSSTVYINKLRELPLTICQINRKAFGNSVVTVGYIMKPSREEDFAKRGAFPMYPTQDGLMFVPLTFDLPLAPQLQEVDVVLHKATDEIISINLDGSLPSSTSITYSRGMQELQRYMEHHLDLCVIDPLSSIYPVVDRLKIQQILLGLEDLKTAGCCAIRGPNFLKVDDFNQSDLVQSLSEAKLALPSIVKPQVACGVADAHSMEYVDHSSTLYKFYVLGEKVYHAVKSSTPNADGLKKLSGSTELKPLVFDSLKSLPTAKGNLSSGDGNSSKATIDLELVTSAANWLMRNLELTIFGFDVVIEEGTGDHVIVDVNYLPSFKEVPNEVAIPAFWGAIKKKFELKGRNK, encoded by the exons ATGGCGGGTGTTGGCGGTGGCGGTGTAGGAGGAGTGATATTGGACGAGTGTGTACTTTTTGGAGGTACCAATGTCAACTTGCAACCAGACGCCCACTTTCTGCTTCATAAGCTCCGCCATTCCAACGTTCCTACG GGAATTTCTTATGGAGCAGGTCTTGAAGCTCATAAG GTTAGTATTCTCAAAGAAATTGCGGCGCAATATTCCATCCATTGCTTCCTCTTAGATGAATCCGCATCCTCTATAGACGATGCTATACACGAGGTTATGCTAGCTTGGCCTAATACCGGAGGCCGGATTTTGTATATAGTATCCAACAACAAGGAATACATGTTTCCTAAACTAAGCAAATGCGGTTGGCTTATCACGCTTCTCA ATGTTGAAGGCAGCACCGCATCCGCATGTGAGAGTTCAAGCACGGTGTATATTAACAAACTACGCGAGTTGCCTTTGACTATTTGCCAAATAAATAGAAAG GCATTTGGAAACAGCGTTGTGACAGTTGGTTATATTATGAAGCCGTCTCGTGAAGAGGATTTCGCTAAG AGGGGTGCATTCCCTATGTATCCTACTCAAGATGGGTTGATGTTCGTTCCCCTCACATTTGATCTCCCTCTAGCACCTCAGTTACAAGAAGTTGATGTAGTTCTCCATAAAGCAACTGATGAAATTATATCCATTAATTTGGATGGATCTTTACCATCTTCTACCAGCATAACATACAGCAGGGGAATGCAGGAATTGCAAAG ATATATGGAACATCACCTAGACCTCTGTGTGATTGACCCACTTAGCTCCATTTATCCTGTAGTAGATCGATTGAAAATTCAACAGATTCTACTTGGGTTGGAGGATCTCAAGACCGCCGGTTGCTGCGCAATTAGGGGGCCTAATTTTCTTAAG GTTGATGATTTTAACCAGTCTGATTTGGTTCAAAGCCTATCTGAAGCCAAGTTAGCTCTTCCAAGTATAGTAAAACCTCAAGTTGCTTGTGGTGTGGCCGATGCTCATAGCATG GAATATGTGGATCATTCATCAACGCTCTACAAATTTTACGTGTTGGGTGAGAAAGTTTATCATGCAGTTAAGAGCTCTACTCCGAATGCAGATGGTTTGAAAAAATTATCTGGAAGTACGGAGCTCAAACCTTTAGTCTTTGACAG CTTAAAATCCTTACCCACTGCAAAAGGGAACCTGAGTTCTGGAGATGGTAATAGCTCAAAGGCCACTATTGATCTTGAGTTGGTTACTAGTGCAGCTAATTGGCTTATGAGAAATCTTGAGCTGACCATCTTCGGCTTCGATGTTGTT ATTGAGGAAGGCACCGGCGACCATGTCATTGTCGATGTAAATTACCTCCCATCATTCAAGGAAGTTCCCAACGAAGTTGCTATCCCTGCGTTTTGGGGTGCGATTAAGAAGAAGTTtgaattaaaaggaagaaaTAAGTAG
- the LOC103456327 gene encoding la-related protein 6B, with protein MAQGESPSSDSLSDPSLSRNVSFSRLNAQAAEFVPNRTPTAPASAPAAPPAAVGQVHVYPPPPPPPPSGPFHVPIQVVPPPPPPPHAVPGPVHHHHHLPVQYHHHHQYHYSGFGDQELAVQQKQKHQHHQQQLGEQSQADHASSSSSKTHKLSDEATSKILNQVEYYFSDLNLATTDHLMRFINKDPEGYVPISVVASFKKIKALVNSNYQLASILRNSSKLVVHEDGKKVRRQHPLTQLDMDELQSRIVVAENLPEDHCHQNLMKVFSAAGSVKTIRTCQPQASNSGASSASRSAKADGMLFSNKLHAFVEYESPEIAEKAVAELNDEANWRSGLRVRLMLRRASKLVQVWGKKGQDGEVQLEEEDASTAEQQANEKHLVDSSQQSNVHPHEHEERTNSLKYGEEHGNDKDVGQRKGRNKGRVKGRGRGQYHQNHHNINRGNHAGHPPNNSVGSTEQAVITKQPPGPRMPDGTRGFAMGRGKPATVNIA; from the exons ATGGCACAGGGTGAATCCCCGTCGTCCGATTCTCTATCAGATCCATCCCTATCCCGAAACGTTTCCTTCAGTCGCCTCAACGCCCAGGCCGCCGAGTTCGTCCCCAATCGCACCCCCACTGCGCCAGCATCCGCACCGGCAGCGCCTCCTGCGGCTGTGGGTCAAGTCCACGTTTAccctccgccgccgccgccgccgccttcGGGCCCCTTCCATGTTCCGATCCAGGTcgtccctcctcctcctcctccacctcaCGCGGTGCCGGGCCcagttcatcatcatcatcacttgcCGGTCCAGTACCATCATCACCACCAGTATCATTACTCTGGATTTGGAGACCAGGAACTGGCCGTGCAGCAGAAACAGAAGCATCAGCATCATCAGCAGCAGTTGGGCGAGCAATCTCAGGCGGATCAtgcttcctcctcttcctccaagACTCACAAGCTTTCCGATGAAGCCACCTCCAAGATATTGAATCAG GTGGAGTATTATTTCAGCGATTTAAACTTGGCTACTACTGATCATCTTATGCGGTTCATAAACAAAGATCCTGAAGGATATG TGCCGATCTCTGTTGTTGCATCTTTCAAGAAGATTAAGGCCCTTGTAAATAGTAATTACCAGCTTGCAAGCATATTGCGCAACTCTTCAAAGCTG GTAGTtcatgaagatggaaagaaagTTAGACGTCAGCATCCCCTGACTCAGTTAGATATGGACGAATTGCAA TCTCGCATAGTTGTCGCTGAAAATTTGCCTGAGGACCATTGCCACCAAAACCTCATGAAAGTGTTCTCTGCTGCTGGGAG TGTGAAGACAATCCGGACCTGCCAGCCACAAGCCTCCAATAGTGGTGCTTCCTCGGCATCCCGATCTGCAAAAGCAGATGGCATGCTTTTCAGTAACAAG TTACATGCATTTGTGGAATATGAATCCCCTGAGATAGCGGAGAAAGCT GTTGCAGAGCTTAATGATGAGGCAAACTGGAGGAGTGGCCTTAGAGTCCGTTTAATGCTTAGACGAGCG TCAAAACTTgttcaagtgtgggggaagaagGGGCAGGATGGGGAAGTGCAGTTAGAGGAAGAAGATGCTTCTACAGCTGAACAACAGGCAAATGAGAAACATTTGGTAGATTCTTCCCAACAGTCAAATGTCCATCCACACGAACACGAAGAGAGAACAAACTCATtgaaatat GGAGAGGAGCATGGCAATGACAAGGATGTTGGGCAGAGAAAAGGGCGTAATAAAGGCCGTGTCAAGGGGCGTGGGCGAGGTCAATACCATCAGAACCATCATAATATTAATCGTGGAAATCATGCGGGGCATCCTCCTAACAATTCAGTTGGGAGTACGGAGCAGGCAGTTATAACCAAGCAGCCTCCCGGGCCGCGTATGCCTGACGGCACAAGGGGATTTGCAATGGGTCGGGGAAAGCCAGCTACTGTTAATATTGCCTAA
- the LOC103456326 gene encoding outer envelope pore protein 37, chloroplastic — protein MKVNGHLHFRLKTTSQQTHLINTDAAEEDRRIQSREFRPSSRTRPLSLALSLSLRFRGAWTQRSESVMADSITPILPNNPNPNYQGPATGTLPPAPPPSLSLDGSPPPPPSPPAPASRSPVVFSFPKRPSIRLTSEFDSDSSVFFHKVSCKLLDSFAKLKLSFSNNHKGELSPPQLTFVSKNLSVHHNFEDQSTLLNGSVDVGRRLHLRATHHLQAQEGEATVVAKLADPGYALELSSPVPYVGMPKATLKFPLGEVSMEEKEEEEAKRILSINGIVKSQILNGLCTAHYADEDLKLRYSYKDEEMSFIPTLSLPSNALSFAFKRQFSPSDKLSYWYNFDSNYWSAVYKHTYGKDLKLKAGYDSEVRLGWASLWVGDEGGKAKTAPLKMKVQFMLQVPQDDIRSSALMFRVKKRWDI, from the exons ATGAAAGTGAACGGGCATCTACATTTCCGCCTAAAAACAACCTCACAACAAACACACTTGATAAACACAGACGCAGCGGAGGAGGACCGGAGGATACAATCTCGCGAGTTTCGTCCGTCGTCGCGCACGCGCCCACTCTCTCTCGCTCTTTCTCTGTCTTTGAGATTCAGGGGAGCTTGGACTCAAAGGAGTGAATCAGTAATGGCAGACTCAATCACACCCATCCTTCCTAACAATCCTAACCCTAATTACCAGGGCCCAGCAACTGGAACTCTTCCTCCTGCTCCTCCACCTTCATTGTCACTAGATGGAtcaccgccgccgccgccgtcTCCTCCAGCCCCAGCTTCGAGGAGTCCCGTCGTGTTCAGCTTCCCCAAGAGGCCTTCGATTCGACTCACTTCCGAGTTCGACAGCGACTCCTCCGTCTTCTTCCACAAGGTCTCTTGCAAGCTGCTGGACAGCTTCGCCAAGCTGAAGCTCTCCTTCAGCAACAACCACAAGGGCGAACTCTCTCCGCCGCAGTTGACATTTGTCTCCAAGAACCTCTCCGTTCACCACAACTTTGAAGATCAATCTACCCTCCTCAACGGCTCCGTCGATGTTGGCCGGAGATTGCATCTCCGTGCTACCCATCATCTCCAG GCACAAGAAGGAGAGGCAACCGTGGTCGCGAAGCTTGCTGACCCTGGCTATGCACTTGAGCTCTCTTCTCCTGTTCCTTATGTTGGTATG CCGAAAGCTACCCTAAAGTTCCCACTGGGTGAAGTTTCTatggaggagaaagaagaagaggaggcgAAGAGAATTTTATCGATTAATGGAATTGTAAAAAGCCAAATTTTGAATGGGTTGTGTACTGCTCATTATGCGGATGAAGATTTGAAGTTGCGATATTCATACAAG GATGAGGAGATGTCTTTTATCCCAACCCTTTCTCTGCCTTCTAATGCTTTGTCATTTGCTTTTAAGCGTCAGTTTAGTCCTTCAGACAAGTTGAG CTACTGGTACAATTTTGATTCCAACTACTGGAGCGCGGTATACAAGCACACATACGGCAAGGACTTGAAACTTAAAGCTGGTTACGACTCAGAGGTGCGCCTTGGCTGGGCATCTCTTTGG gttggagatgaaggtgGGAAAGCAAAGACAGCCCCGTTGAAGATGAAAGTTCAATTCATGCTCCAAGTGCCGCAAGATGACATTCGATCATCGGCTTTGATGTTCCGGGTTAAAAAGAGATGGGACATATAA
- the LOC103400298 gene encoding uncharacterized protein isoform X1, producing MTTPLHLRLFLPLTTITPYSSSSSSSSDFPCKSFKSFHSASPNFNLSSLSSHNHTCARNKTSTRSKPKWLCGHLRRDQDIGSRSNEDASATGASMFGSDEEGGTQIPTQAQSVVEGSGAVMVSEYRPVDDVDYLQELLAIQQQGPRAIGFFGTRNMGFMHQELVEILSYAMVITKNHIYTSGASGTNAAVIRGALRAEKPELLTVILPQSLKKQPPESQELLSKVKNVIEKPQNDHLPLIEASRLCNMNIISHVQQVICFAFHDSRLLMETCQEAKNLRKIVTLFYLD from the exons ATGACAACACCCTTGCATTTGAGGCTCTTCCTGCCTCTCACCACCATTACTccctattcttcttcttcttcttcctcctcagaCTTCCCCTGCAAGTCCTTCAAATCCTTTCACTCTGCAAGCCCTAATTTCAACCTTTCTTCCCTCTCATCTCACAACCACACATGTGCTCGAAACAAGACATCCACTCGCTCCAAACCCAAg TGGCTTTGCGGACACTTGAGAAGAGATCAAGACATAGGTAGTCGATCAAATGAAGACGCGAGCGCGACTGGTGCGAGTATGTTTGGTTCGGATGAAGAAGGAGGTACCCAAATCCCAACCCAGGCTCAATCTGTTGTCGAAGGATCGGGGGCAGTTATGGTTTCAGAGTATAGACCTGTGGACGATGTGGATTATCTCCAG GAGTTATTAGCCATTCAGCAACAAGGGCCCAGAGCCATTGGTTTCTTTGGGACCCGGAATATGGGATTCATGCATCAAGAACTTGTTGAGATTCTCAGCTATGCGATGGTGATCACT AAAAATCACATATATACATCAGGGGCATCCGGCACTAATGCAGCTGTCATCAGGGGTGCTTTAAGAGCAGAGAAACCAGAGCTGCTTACCGTAATCTTGCCCCAGAGCTTGAAGAAGCAACCACCTGAGAGCCAGGAATTATTGTCAAAA GTCAAGAATGTGATAGAAAAGCCTCAAAATGATCATCTACCACTGATAGAAGCGAGCAG GTTGTGCAACATGAACATCATTTCACATGTACAGCAAGTTATATGCTTTGCGTTTCACGACAGTAGATTGCTCATGGAAACTTGTCAAGAGGCCAAAAATCTCCGCAAAATTGTGACTCTCTTCTACCTGGATTAA
- the LOC103400298 gene encoding uncharacterized protein isoform X2, whose amino-acid sequence MFGSDEEGGTQIPTQAQSVVEGSGAVMVSEYRPVDDVDYLQELLAIQQQGPRAIGFFGTRNMGFMHQELVEILSYAMVITKNHIYTSGASGTNAAVIRGALRAEKPELLTVILPQSLKKQPPESQELLSKVKNVIEKPQNDHLPLIEASRLCNMNIISHVQQVICFAFHDSRLLMETCQEAKNLRKIVTLFYLD is encoded by the exons ATGTTTGGTTCGGATGAAGAAGGAGGTACCCAAATCCCAACCCAGGCTCAATCTGTTGTCGAAGGATCGGGGGCAGTTATGGTTTCAGAGTATAGACCTGTGGACGATGTGGATTATCTCCAG GAGTTATTAGCCATTCAGCAACAAGGGCCCAGAGCCATTGGTTTCTTTGGGACCCGGAATATGGGATTCATGCATCAAGAACTTGTTGAGATTCTCAGCTATGCGATGGTGATCACT AAAAATCACATATATACATCAGGGGCATCCGGCACTAATGCAGCTGTCATCAGGGGTGCTTTAAGAGCAGAGAAACCAGAGCTGCTTACCGTAATCTTGCCCCAGAGCTTGAAGAAGCAACCACCTGAGAGCCAGGAATTATTGTCAAAA GTCAAGAATGTGATAGAAAAGCCTCAAAATGATCATCTACCACTGATAGAAGCGAGCAG GTTGTGCAACATGAACATCATTTCACATGTACAGCAAGTTATATGCTTTGCGTTTCACGACAGTAGATTGCTCATGGAAACTTGTCAAGAGGCCAAAAATCTCCGCAAAATTGTGACTCTCTTCTACCTGGATTAA